In Streptomyces sp. NBC_01426, one genomic interval encodes:
- a CDS encoding MBL fold metallo-hydrolase, protein MLIAGFPAGAWGTNCFVVAPAAGEECVIIDPGHQATQGVEDTLRKHRLKPVAVVLTHGHIDHVASVVPVCGAHDVPAWIHPADRYMMSDPEKALGRSIGMPLMGELTIGEPDDVRELADGAALRLAGMDFSVAHAPGHTEGSVTFRMPEAADIPPVFFSGDLLFAGSVGRTDLPGGSHAEMLRSLARVCLPLDDSTVVLSGHGPQTTIGRERATNPYLREVAAGGPDRGDGNATPRRGM, encoded by the coding sequence GTGCTGATTGCCGGGTTCCCCGCCGGGGCCTGGGGGACCAATTGCTTTGTGGTCGCCCCCGCCGCCGGTGAGGAGTGCGTGATCATCGACCCGGGCCACCAGGCCACCCAGGGCGTCGAGGACACGCTGAGGAAGCATCGACTCAAGCCCGTCGCGGTCGTCCTCACCCACGGCCACATCGATCATGTGGCCTCGGTGGTCCCGGTGTGCGGAGCGCACGACGTGCCGGCCTGGATCCACCCCGCCGACCGCTACATGATGAGCGACCCGGAGAAGGCCCTCGGCCGGTCCATCGGGATGCCCCTCATGGGCGAGTTGACCATCGGCGAGCCGGACGACGTCCGGGAACTGGCCGACGGCGCCGCCCTGAGATTGGCCGGGATGGACTTCTCGGTGGCCCACGCGCCCGGGCATACCGAGGGGTCGGTGACGTTCAGGATGCCCGAGGCGGCCGACATCCCGCCGGTCTTCTTCTCGGGCGACCTGCTCTTCGCCGGCTCCGTCGGACGCACCGACCTGCCCGGCGGTTCCCACGCCGAGATGCTCCGGTCGCTGGCCCGCGTGTGCCTGCCGCTGGACGACTCGACGGTGGTGCTGTCCGGCCACGGTCCCCAGACCACCATCGGGCGCGAACGCGCGACCAACCCGTACCTGCGGGAAGTCGCCGCCGGCGGCCCGGACCGCGGAGACGGCAACGCCACTCCACGACGAGGAATGTGA
- the hisS gene encoding histidine--tRNA ligase, whose product MSTFQAPKGTYDLLPPRSATFLAVREAISGPLRNSGYGYVETPGFENVELFSRGVGESTDIVSKEMYTLTTKGGDQLALRPEGTASVLRAALQGNLHKAGLLPVKLWYSGSYYRYERQQAGRYRHFSQVGAEAIGSEDPALDAELIILADQAYRTLGLRNFRVLLNSLGDKECRPVYREALQTFLRGLDLDAETVRRAEINPLRVLDDKREEVQKQLVGAPMLRDYLCDACKAYHEEVRALVTAAGVAFEDDEKLVRGLDYYTRTTFEFVHDGLGSQSAVGGGGRYDGLSEMIGGPSLPSVGWALGVDRTVLALEAEGVTLDIPAATSVFGVALGEEARRVLFGKVTELRRAGIAADFAFGGKGLKGAMKDANRSGARFAAVLGERDLAEGVVQLKDMQSGEQGPVALTDLVDVLRSRLA is encoded by the coding sequence GTGAGTACTTTTCAGGCCCCCAAGGGCACGTACGACCTGCTGCCCCCCCGCTCCGCGACCTTCCTGGCGGTGCGCGAGGCGATCTCGGGCCCGCTGAGGAACTCGGGCTACGGGTACGTCGAGACCCCCGGCTTCGAGAACGTCGAGCTCTTCTCGCGCGGCGTCGGCGAGTCCACCGACATCGTCAGCAAGGAGATGTACACCCTCACGACCAAGGGCGGCGACCAGCTCGCCCTGCGCCCCGAGGGAACCGCGTCGGTGCTCCGCGCGGCGCTCCAGGGCAACCTGCACAAGGCCGGCCTGCTGCCCGTCAAGCTCTGGTACTCCGGTTCGTACTACCGCTACGAGCGCCAGCAGGCGGGCCGCTACCGCCACTTCTCGCAGGTCGGCGCCGAGGCCATCGGCTCCGAGGACCCGGCCCTGGACGCCGAGCTGATCATCCTGGCCGACCAGGCGTACCGCACGCTGGGCCTGCGCAACTTCCGCGTCCTGCTCAACTCGCTGGGCGACAAGGAGTGCCGCCCGGTCTACCGGGAGGCCCTCCAGACCTTCCTGCGCGGGCTCGACCTGGACGCGGAGACCGTGCGCCGCGCCGAGATCAACCCGCTGCGGGTGCTCGACGACAAGCGCGAGGAGGTGCAGAAGCAGCTCGTCGGGGCGCCGATGCTGCGCGACTACCTCTGCGACGCGTGCAAGGCGTACCACGAGGAGGTGCGGGCCCTGGTGACGGCGGCCGGCGTCGCCTTCGAGGACGACGAGAAGCTGGTGCGCGGCCTCGACTACTACACCCGGACCACCTTCGAGTTCGTGCACGACGGCCTGGGCTCGCAGTCGGCGGTCGGCGGCGGCGGCCGCTACGACGGCCTGTCCGAGATGATCGGCGGCCCGTCGCTGCCGTCGGTGGGCTGGGCGCTGGGCGTCGACCGGACGGTCCTCGCGCTGGAGGCCGAGGGCGTGACGCTGGACATCCCCGCCGCGACCTCCGTCTTCGGCGTGGCCCTCGGCGAGGAGGCCCGCCGGGTGCTCTTCGGCAAGGTCACGGAGCTGCGGCGGGCCGGCATCGCCGCCGACTTCGCGTTCGGCGGCAAGGGCCTCAAGGGCGCGATGAAGGACGCCAACCGCTCGGGGGCGCGCTTCGCGGCCGTCCTCGGCGAGCGCGACCTCGCCGAAGGCGTCGTCCAGCTCAAGGACATGCAGTCCGGCGAGCAGGGCCCGGTGGCCCTGACGGACCTGGTGGACGTGCTCCGCTCCAGGCTGGCCTGA
- a CDS encoding vitamin K epoxide reductase family protein — MTTTGADADAARTHGGSRALALLLVITGAAGLLAAWVITIDKFKLLEDPNFTPGCSLNPIVSCGNIMKSDQASVFGFPNPMLGLVTYAIVICVGMSLLAGARFRPWYWLTLNAGTLFGVVFCTWLMYQSLYNINSLCLWCCLAWVATIVMFWYVTSHNVRQGLLPAPGWLKAFFDEFTWVVPVLHVGIIGMLILTRWWDFWTS, encoded by the coding sequence ATGACGACAACAGGTGCTGACGCGGACGCCGCCCGGACCCACGGCGGCAGCCGGGCCTTGGCGCTCCTTCTGGTGATCACGGGAGCGGCCGGACTGCTCGCCGCCTGGGTGATCACCATCGACAAGTTCAAGCTGCTGGAGGACCCGAACTTCACGCCGGGGTGCAGCCTCAACCCGATCGTCTCCTGCGGCAACATCATGAAGAGCGACCAGGCCTCCGTCTTCGGGTTCCCCAACCCGATGCTGGGCCTGGTCACCTACGCGATCGTGATCTGCGTCGGCATGAGCCTGCTCGCCGGGGCCCGCTTCCGGCCCTGGTACTGGCTCACCCTGAACGCCGGCACCCTCTTCGGCGTCGTCTTCTGCACCTGGCTGATGTACCAGTCGCTGTACAACATCAACTCGCTGTGCCTGTGGTGCTGCCTGGCTTGGGTCGCCACCATCGTCATGTTCTGGTACGTCACCTCGCACAACGTCCGCCAGGGGCTGCTGCCCGCCCCGGGGTGGCTGAAGGCCTTCTTCGACGAGTTCACCTGGGTCGTCCCCGTGCTGCACGTCGGCATCATCGGCATGCTGATCCTGACCCGCTGGTGGGACTTCTGGACCTCCTGA
- the secF gene encoding protein translocase subunit SecF, translating to MSKLGDLGARLYRGEVGYDFVGKRFLWYGVSILITITAIVALAVQGLNMGIEFKGGAVFTTPKPAASVAQTTEIAEKASGHDAIVQELGTGGMRIQISGLDTDAAADVKKDLAAELKVPAGDINADLVGPSWGEQIANKAWTGLAIFMVLVVIYLAIAFEWRMAVAALVALIHDLTITVGVYALVGFEVTPGTVIGLLTILGYSLYDTVVVFDGLKEGSKDITKQTRYTFSEIANRSINGTLVRSINTTVVALLPVGALLFIGGGFLGAGMLNDISLSLFVGLAAGAYSSIFIATPLVVDLKEREPAMKALKKRVLAKRAAAAAKGESVDGGEASEDSPQVVAEGHGRRRR from the coding sequence ATGTCGAAGCTGGGAGATCTCGGCGCCAGGCTGTACCGCGGTGAGGTCGGCTACGACTTCGTCGGCAAGCGTTTCCTCTGGTACGGCGTTTCCATCCTGATCACCATCACGGCGATCGTGGCCCTGGCCGTTCAGGGCCTCAACATGGGCATCGAATTCAAGGGCGGTGCCGTCTTCACCACCCCGAAGCCGGCCGCCTCCGTCGCCCAGACGACGGAGATCGCGGAGAAGGCCTCCGGGCACGACGCGATCGTCCAGGAGCTCGGCACCGGCGGCATGCGCATCCAGATCTCCGGTCTGGACACCGACGCCGCGGCCGACGTGAAGAAGGACCTGGCGGCCGAGCTGAAGGTGCCGGCCGGCGACATCAACGCGGACCTGGTCGGCCCGAGCTGGGGCGAGCAGATCGCGAACAAGGCCTGGACCGGCCTCGCCATCTTCATGGTCCTCGTGGTGATCTACCTCGCCATCGCCTTCGAGTGGCGGATGGCGGTCGCCGCGCTGGTCGCGCTGATCCACGACCTCACCATCACCGTCGGCGTGTACGCGCTCGTCGGCTTCGAGGTCACCCCGGGCACCGTGATCGGTCTGCTCACGATCCTCGGTTACTCCCTCTACGACACCGTCGTCGTCTTCGACGGTCTCAAGGAGGGGTCGAAGGACATCACGAAGCAGACCCGCTACACCTTCAGCGAGATCGCCAACCGCAGCATCAACGGCACGCTGGTCCGCTCGATCAACACCACCGTCGTGGCGCTGCTCCCGGTCGGGGCCCTGCTGTTCATCGGCGGCGGCTTCCTGGGCGCGGGCATGCTCAACGACATCTCGCTGTCGCTGTTCGTCGGTCTCGCGGCCGGCGCGTACTCCTCGATCTTCATCGCGACCCCGCTGGTCGTCGACCTGAAGGAGCGCGAGCCCGCCATGAAGGCCCTCAAGAAGCGGGTGCTCGCGAAGCGGGCGGCCGCCGCGGCCAAGGGCGAGTCCGTCGACGGGGGCGAGGCCTCCGAGGACTCCCCGCAGGTCGTGGCCGAGGGCCACGGACGGCGGCGCCGATGA
- the secD gene encoding protein translocase subunit SecD — protein MAAPKKGRRPTGAQGRPGRALAIILIAMVALTAGMFISKQTTPRLGIDLAGGTSITLKAKSEPGKPDAINETNMNTAVGIIDRRVNGLGVSEAEVQTQGRDHIIVNIPKGVNEQQAREQVGTTAQLYFRPVLAFTGGEPVAPDATPNPSGSPSAKPSGSPSAKPSASGSGAPKAQDGKPSATPSSSATSQGRALSEGLKAPSAPSPTPSASGSKKADDNKATTPATTPAPVPSGADAAVADLQAKFAALNCADPAQRAEAGKGAKPEDPMLACGKRGDTWGKWVLGPAGVNGQDVDKAKGEINPQTGEWIVTMQFTDKGADKFAKITGELATKQMPQNQFAIVLDGSVISDPSVSQALTGGNAEISGGGFTQESATDLGNMLSYGALPLSFQEDSVTTVTPALGSEQLKAGLIAGAIGLLLVVIYLLVYYRGLAFIAIVSLLVSAILTYTIMALLGKGIGFALNLPAVCGAIVAIGITADSFIVYFERIRDEIREGRTLRPAVERAWPRARRTILVSDFVSFLAAAVLFIVTVGKVQGFAFTLGLTTLLDVVVVFLFTKPIMTLMARTTFFSSGHPWSGLDPKRLGAKPPLRRSRSTGTGASAATVSAPVDSKEA, from the coding sequence GTGGCAGCACCGAAGAAGGGCCGGCGGCCCACGGGGGCTCAGGGGAGGCCGGGGCGCGCCCTGGCGATCATCCTGATCGCGATGGTGGCGCTCACCGCGGGGATGTTCATCTCCAAGCAGACGACTCCCCGACTGGGCATCGACCTCGCCGGCGGTACGAGCATCACGCTCAAGGCGAAGAGCGAGCCCGGCAAGCCGGACGCGATCAACGAGACCAACATGAACACCGCGGTCGGCATCATCGACCGCCGTGTCAACGGTCTCGGCGTCTCGGAGGCCGAGGTCCAGACGCAGGGCCGCGACCACATCATCGTGAACATCCCCAAGGGAGTGAACGAGCAGCAGGCGCGCGAGCAGGTCGGTACCACCGCCCAGCTGTACTTCCGCCCGGTCCTGGCATTCACCGGCGGTGAGCCGGTCGCGCCCGACGCCACGCCGAACCCGTCCGGCAGCCCGTCCGCGAAGCCCTCCGGCAGTCCGTCCGCGAAGCCCTCCGCGAGCGGTTCCGGCGCCCCCAAGGCCCAAGACGGCAAGCCGTCGGCCACCCCGTCGTCCAGCGCCACTTCCCAGGGCCGCGCGCTCAGCGAGGGCCTCAAGGCCCCGAGCGCCCCCTCTCCCACGCCGTCGGCGAGCGGGTCGAAGAAGGCAGACGACAACAAGGCCACCACCCCGGCCACGACCCCGGCACCGGTCCCGTCGGGCGCCGACGCCGCCGTGGCCGACCTGCAGGCCAAGTTCGCGGCGCTGAACTGCGCCGACCCGGCGCAGCGCGCCGAGGCCGGCAAGGGCGCCAAGCCCGAGGACCCGATGCTCGCCTGTGGCAAGCGCGGTGACACCTGGGGCAAGTGGGTGCTCGGCCCCGCCGGCGTCAACGGTCAGGACGTCGACAAGGCGAAGGGCGAGATCAACCCGCAGACCGGTGAGTGGATCGTCACGATGCAGTTCACCGACAAGGGCGCGGACAAGTTCGCCAAGATCACCGGCGAGCTCGCCACCAAGCAGATGCCGCAGAACCAGTTCGCGATCGTGCTCGACGGCTCGGTGATCTCCGACCCGTCCGTGAGCCAGGCGCTGACCGGCGGCAACGCCGAGATCTCCGGTGGTGGCTTCACCCAGGAGTCCGCCACGGACCTGGGCAACATGCTCTCGTACGGCGCGCTGCCGCTCTCCTTCCAGGAGGACAGCGTCACCACCGTCACCCCCGCGCTCGGCAGTGAGCAGCTGAAGGCCGGTCTGATCGCCGGCGCCATCGGTCTGCTCCTCGTGGTGATCTACCTGCTGGTCTACTACCGGGGCCTGGCGTTCATCGCGATCGTCAGCCTCCTGGTGTCGGCGATCCTCACCTACACGATCATGGCGCTGCTCGGAAAGGGCATCGGGTTCGCGCTGAACCTGCCCGCCGTGTGCGGGGCCATCGTCGCGATCGGCATCACGGCGGACTCGTTCATCGTGTACTTCGAACGCATCCGTGACGAGATCCGCGAGGGCCGCACCCTGCGTCCGGCCGTGGAGCGCGCCTGGCCGCGGGCCCGGCGCACCATCCTGGTCTCCGACTTCGTGTCGTTCCTCGCCGCGGCCGTGCTGTTCATCGTCACCGTCGGCAAGGTCCAGGGCTTCGCCTTCACGCTGGGTCTGACCACCCTGCTCGACGTGGTCGTGGTGTTCCTCTTCACCAAGCCGATCATGACGCTGATGGCCCGTACGACGTTCTTCTCCAGCGGCCACCCGTGGTCCGGGCTGGACCCGAAGCGGCTCGGCGCCAAGCCGCCGCTGCGCCGGTCCCGCAGCACCGGTACCGGTGCGAGTGCCGCCACCGTGTCCGCCCCCGTCGACTCGAAGGAGGCGTGA
- a CDS encoding peptidylprolyl isomerase, whose translation MVTSDQRRRQLAREKYERQQANRAAARRKARRTMAVIGAAVAVVAATLIGLVVGGVFDSKETKATDPTDTPSSSPSPKQSPPAMAIDQKAKYTFDLKTNAGPITFEMDAAKTPQTVNSFKSLADKGFFDKTKCHRLVTGGIFVLQCGDPEGTGTGGPGYTIPDENLDSLGKPNDQGQVVYPAGTVAMANTGQPGSGGSQFFLVYKDSPLAPSYTPFGRIDAAGLKVLTEIAKAGTADGAQDGAPKNGVTIEKGVVTKN comes from the coding sequence GTGGTCACGAGCGATCAGCGTCGGCGACAGCTCGCCAGGGAGAAGTACGAGCGCCAGCAGGCGAACCGGGCCGCGGCCCGGCGCAAGGCGCGCCGCACCATGGCGGTGATCGGTGCGGCGGTGGCCGTGGTCGCCGCCACGCTGATCGGCCTGGTGGTGGGAGGCGTCTTCGATTCGAAGGAGACGAAGGCGACCGACCCGACGGACACCCCGTCGTCCTCGCCCTCGCCCAAGCAGTCGCCGCCGGCGATGGCGATCGACCAGAAGGCGAAGTACACCTTCGACCTGAAGACGAACGCGGGCCCGATCACGTTCGAGATGGACGCGGCGAAGACCCCGCAGACCGTCAACTCGTTCAAGTCGCTCGCCGACAAGGGCTTCTTCGACAAGACCAAGTGCCACCGTCTGGTGACCGGCGGGATCTTCGTGCTCCAGTGCGGCGACCCCGAGGGCACCGGCACCGGTGGCCCCGGCTACACGATCCCCGACGAGAACCTCGACTCCCTCGGCAAGCCGAACGACCAGGGTCAGGTCGTCTACCCGGCCGGCACGGTGGCGATGGCGAACACGGGTCAGCCGGGCAGCGGCGGCAGCCAGTTCTTCCTGGTGTACAAGGACAGCCCGCTGGCTCCCTCGTACACGCCGTTCGGCAGGATCGACGCGGCCGGACTGAAGGTCCTGACGGAGATCGCCAAGGCGGGGACCGCCGACGGGGCCCAGGACGGGGCCCCGAAGAACGGTGTGACCATCGAGAAGGGCGTCGTCACCAAGAACTGA
- a CDS encoding DUF349 domain-containing protein yields MSSDPWGRVDETGTVYVRTAEGEQVVGSWQAGTPEEALAYFERKYEGLVVEIGLLERRVRTTDLSAKDAQTAIDHLRTQLDEHHVVGDLDALRVRLDKLVATVESRREERKVQKARQADEARAAKDALVVEAEELAQSEQWRSAGERLRALVDIWKGLPRLDRKSDDELWHRFSHARSAFSKRRKAHFASLDAQREDARKAKEKLVSEAESLSKSTDWGPTAARYRELMESWKAAGRAQRESEDDLWNRFRGAQDVFFAARSEVFAERDAEQTENLKLKEELADEAEKLVPITDLKAARAGFRSLNERWEAIGHVPRDARPKVEGRMHAVERAIQEAEEGEWRRTNPEARARAAGLTGQLQAAVDKLRGQIDAARASGNNARADKLSRELEGRQALLDQALKGLEEFGG; encoded by the coding sequence GTGAGCAGCGACCCGTGGGGCCGAGTCGACGAGACCGGCACCGTGTACGTGCGTACTGCCGAGGGCGAGCAGGTCGTCGGCTCGTGGCAGGCGGGCACCCCTGAGGAGGCCCTGGCCTACTTCGAGCGCAAGTACGAGGGCCTGGTGGTCGAGATCGGCCTCCTCGAACGGCGGGTGCGGACCACCGATCTGTCCGCCAAGGACGCCCAGACGGCCATCGACCATCTGCGGACGCAGTTGGACGAGCACCACGTCGTGGGTGACCTCGACGCCCTGCGCGTCCGGCTGGACAAGCTGGTCGCGACCGTGGAGTCGCGGCGCGAGGAGCGCAAGGTCCAGAAGGCCCGGCAGGCGGACGAGGCCCGTGCGGCCAAGGACGCCCTGGTCGTCGAGGCCGAGGAACTGGCGCAGAGCGAGCAGTGGCGCAGTGCCGGTGAGCGGCTGCGCGCCCTGGTGGACATCTGGAAGGGCCTGCCCCGCCTCGACCGCAAGTCGGACGACGAGCTGTGGCACCGCTTCTCGCACGCCCGTTCCGCCTTCTCCAAGCGTCGCAAGGCGCACTTCGCCTCGCTCGACGCGCAGCGCGAGGACGCCCGCAAGGCCAAGGAGAAGCTGGTCTCGGAGGCCGAGTCGCTGTCGAAGTCGACGGACTGGGGTCCGACGGCGGCCCGTTACCGCGAGCTGATGGAGAGCTGGAAGGCGGCGGGTCGGGCGCAGCGCGAGTCCGAGGACGACCTGTGGAACCGTTTCCGCGGTGCGCAGGACGTCTTCTTCGCCGCTCGCAGCGAGGTCTTCGCCGAGCGCGACGCCGAGCAGACGGAGAACCTCAAGCTCAAGGAGGAGCTGGCCGACGAGGCCGAGAAGCTCGTCCCGATCACGGACCTGAAGGCGGCCCGTGCCGGCTTCCGCTCCCTGAACGAGCGCTGGGAGGCCATCGGCCACGTACCGCGCGACGCCCGTCCCAAGGTCGAGGGTCGGATGCACGCCGTGGAGCGGGCCATCCAGGAGGCCGAGGAAGGCGAGTGGCGGCGTACGAACCCGGAGGCCCGGGCGCGTGCGGCCGGTCTGACGGGTCAGTTGCAGGCGGCGGTCGACAAGCTGCGCGGGCAGATCGACGCGGCGCGGGCCTCGGGCAACAACGCGCGGGCCGACAAGCTCTCCCGGGAGCTGGAGGGCCGACAGGCACTGCTGGACCAGGCGCTCAAGGGCCTGGAGGAGTTCGGCGGCTGA
- a CDS encoding adenine phosphoribosyltransferase, with the protein MTACAPEVRELLLSRIKDVPDYPKPGVMFKDITPLLADPKAFAALTDALVDLATRYGATKIVGLEARGFILAAPVAVQAGIGFVPVRKAGKLPGATLAQSYELEYGTAEIEVHAEDLSAGDRVMVIDDVLATGGTADASLSLIRRAGAEVAGVAVLMELSFLPGRARLEPGLDGAPLDALIVV; encoded by the coding sequence ATGACCGCGTGTGCTCCCGAGGTCCGCGAGCTGCTGCTCAGCCGGATCAAGGACGTCCCGGACTACCCGAAGCCGGGCGTGATGTTCAAGGACATCACCCCGCTGCTGGCCGACCCGAAGGCCTTCGCGGCCCTGACGGACGCGCTGGTGGACCTCGCGACCCGGTACGGCGCGACGAAGATCGTCGGGCTGGAGGCGCGCGGGTTCATCCTGGCGGCCCCGGTGGCCGTCCAGGCCGGGATCGGCTTCGTGCCCGTCCGCAAGGCCGGGAAGCTGCCCGGAGCGACGCTCGCGCAGTCGTACGAGCTGGAGTACGGGACCGCGGAGATCGAGGTCCACGCCGAGGACCTGTCGGCCGGTGACCGGGTCATGGTCATCGACGACGTCCTGGCGACCGGCGGCACGGCCGACGCCTCGCTCTCGCTGATCCGGCGCGCCGGCGCCGAGGTCGCCGGCGTGGCGGTCCTGATGGAACTGTCGTTCCTGCCGGGCCGCGCCCGGCTGGAGCCGGGCCTCGACGGCGCTCCGCTGGACGCGCTGATCGTGGTCTGA
- a CDS encoding RelA/SpoT family protein, with the protein MPDEVQPISAAQPDPQPEEAAAAAATPPPTPPVKPAPVKPAGSSNRVRARLARLGVQRSNPYNPVLEPLLRIVRGNDPKIESATLRQIEQAYQVAERWHRGQKRKSGDPYITHPLAVTTILAELGMDPATLMAGLLHDTVEDTEYGLDQLRRDFGDAVALLVDGVTKLDRVKFGEAAQAETVRKMVVAMAKDPRVLVIKLADRLHNMRTMRYLKREKQEKKARETLEIYAPLAHRLGMNTIKWELEDLAFAILYPKMYDEIVRLVAERAPKRDEYLTVVTDEVQTDLRAARIKATVTGRPKHYYSVYQKMIVRGRDFAEIYDLVGIRVLVDTVRDCYAALGTVHARWNPVPGRFKDYIAMPKFNMYQSLHTTVIGPSGKPVELQIRTFDMHRRAEYGIAAHWKYKQQTVAGTSKVRTDVPQAAKGSAGQDTVNDMAWLRQLLDWQKETEDPGEFLDSLRFDLSRNEVFVFTPKGDVIALPAGATSVDFAYAVHTEVGHRTIGARVNGRLVPLESTLDNGDLVEVFTSKAEGAGPSRDWLGFVKSPRARNKIRAWFSKERRDEAIEHGKDAIARAMRKQNLPIQRILTGDSLVTLAHEMRYPDISSLYAAIGEGHVAAQGVVQKLVQALGGEEAANEDIEESIPPARGKSKRRANADPGVVVKGVDDVWVKLARCCTPVPGDPIIGFVTRGSGVSVHRADCVNVDSLSQQPERMLEVEWAPTQSSVFLVAIQVEALDRSRLLSDVTRVLSDQHVNILSAAVQTSRDRVATSRFTFEMGDPKHLGHVLKAVRGVEGVYDVYRVTSARRP; encoded by the coding sequence TTGCCAGACGAGGTCCAGCCAATCTCCGCCGCGCAGCCCGACCCGCAGCCCGAGGAGGCCGCGGCGGCCGCAGCCACGCCCCCGCCGACTCCGCCGGTCAAGCCCGCTCCGGTGAAGCCGGCCGGGTCCTCCAACCGGGTGCGCGCCCGGCTCGCGCGCCTCGGCGTACAGCGTTCCAACCCGTACAACCCGGTACTGGAACCCCTGCTCCGCATAGTCCGCGGCAACGACCCGAAGATCGAGTCGGCGACGCTGCGCCAGATCGAGCAGGCGTACCAGGTCGCGGAGCGCTGGCACCGAGGCCAGAAGCGCAAGAGCGGCGACCCGTACATCACGCACCCGCTCGCGGTGACCACGATCCTCGCCGAACTCGGCATGGACCCCGCGACGCTCATGGCGGGCCTGCTGCACGACACCGTCGAGGACACCGAGTACGGGCTGGACCAGCTCAGACGCGACTTCGGCGACGCCGTCGCGCTGCTCGTCGACGGGGTCACCAAGCTCGACCGGGTCAAGTTCGGTGAGGCCGCGCAGGCCGAGACCGTGCGCAAGATGGTCGTCGCCATGGCCAAGGACCCCCGGGTCCTGGTCATCAAGCTCGCCGACCGCCTGCACAACATGCGCACCATGCGTTACCTCAAGCGGGAGAAGCAGGAGAAGAAGGCCCGCGAGACGCTGGAGATCTACGCGCCCCTGGCCCACCGGCTGGGCATGAACACGATCAAGTGGGAGCTGGAGGACCTCGCCTTCGCGATCCTCTACCCCAAGATGTACGACGAGATCGTGCGTCTGGTCGCGGAGCGGGCGCCCAAGCGCGACGAGTACCTCACCGTCGTCACGGACGAGGTGCAGACCGACCTCAGGGCGGCCCGCATCAAGGCCACCGTCACCGGCCGGCCCAAGCACTACTACAGCGTCTACCAGAAGATGATCGTGCGCGGCCGCGACTTCGCGGAGATCTACGACCTGGTCGGCATCCGGGTCCTGGTGGACACCGTCCGGGACTGCTACGCGGCCCTCGGCACCGTGCACGCGCGATGGAACCCGGTCCCCGGCCGGTTCAAGGACTACATCGCGATGCCCAAGTTCAACATGTACCAGTCGCTGCACACGACGGTCATCGGGCCCAGCGGCAAGCCGGTCGAACTCCAGATCCGCACGTTCGACATGCACCGCCGCGCCGAGTACGGCATCGCCGCCCACTGGAAGTACAAGCAGCAGACCGTCGCCGGCACCTCCAAGGTGCGCACCGACGTGCCGCAGGCGGCCAAGGGCAGCGCCGGCCAGGACACCGTGAACGACATGGCGTGGCTGCGGCAGCTGCTGGACTGGCAGAAGGAGACCGAGGACCCGGGCGAGTTCCTGGACTCGCTGCGCTTCGACCTCTCCCGCAACGAGGTCTTCGTCTTCACGCCCAAGGGCGACGTCATAGCGCTGCCGGCGGGCGCCACCTCGGTGGACTTCGCGTACGCCGTGCACACCGAGGTGGGTCACCGCACGATAGGAGCGCGGGTCAACGGGCGGCTGGTGCCGCTCGAATCGACCCTCGACAACGGCGACCTGGTCGAGGTGTTCACCTCCAAGGCCGAGGGCGCCGGACCGTCCCGGGACTGGCTGGGCTTCGTCAAGTCGCCGCGGGCCCGCAACAAGATCCGTGCCTGGTTCTCCAAGGAGCGCCGCGACGAGGCCATCGAGCACGGCAAGGACGCCATCGCGCGGGCCATGCGCAAGCAGAACCTGCCGATCCAGCGCATCCTGACGGGAGACTCGCTCGTCACCCTGGCGCACGAGATGCGCTATCCCGACATCTCGTCCCTGTACGCGGCGATCGGCGAGGGCCACGTGGCCGCGCAGGGCGTCGTCCAGAAGCTGGTGCAGGCCCTCGGCGGCGAGGAGGCCGCCAACGAGGACATCGAGGAGAGCATCCCGCCGGCGCGCGGCAAGTCCAAGCGCCGCGCCAACGCCGATCCGGGCGTGGTCGTCAAGGGCGTGGACGACGTCTGGGTCAAGCTGGCCCGCTGCTGCACCCCGGTGCCGGGCGACCCGATCATCGGGTTCGTCACGCGGGGCAGCGGCGTGTCCGTGCACCGCGCGGACTGCGTCAACGTGGACTCCCTCTCCCAGCAGCCCGAGCGGATGCTGGAAGTCGAGTGGGCGCCGACCCAGTCGTCCGTCTTCCTCGTCGCCATCCAGGTCGAGGCGCTGGACCGGTCCCGACTGCTGTCCGACGTCACCCGGGTCCTGTCGGACCAGCACGTGAACATCCTGTCGGCGGCCGTGCAGACCTCGCGGGACCGGGTGGCCACCTCCCGGTTCACCTTCGAGATGGGCGACCCGAAGCACCTGGGGCACGTCCTGAAGGCCGTACGCGGCGTCGAGGGCGTCTACGACGTCTACCGCGTCACCTCCGCCCGCAGGCCTTAG